One segment of Yersinia kristensenii DNA contains the following:
- a CDS encoding DUF3304 domain-containing protein, which produces MGFFNRLEKIDGAVNRGYARWGKWIWGSLLAMVLAYGGWLVWASIWGPPTGPVTLIIHSEIDRPILGFSVNGVAGSNAFAHGGGGATCCGSISGNKAEVVWTLSTTRAQYDAGLRTETRRAEMPLPERKWGENDLHVHFLPGDKVLLGWSDNAWSPYEEHSDTSSKVTK; this is translated from the coding sequence ATGGGATTTTTTAACCGGCTGGAAAAAATTGATGGTGCTGTGAATCGCGGTTATGCCCGTTGGGGGAAATGGATTTGGGGCAGCTTGCTGGCGATGGTGCTGGCATACGGCGGTTGGTTGGTCTGGGCATCGATATGGGGCCCGCCGACTGGGCCAGTAACCTTGATTATTCACAGTGAGATTGACCGGCCTATTCTGGGTTTTAGTGTTAATGGGGTGGCTGGGTCGAATGCCTTTGCTCACGGAGGTGGGGGGGCAACTTGTTGCGGCAGTATAAGTGGCAACAAGGCGGAAGTTGTTTGGACGCTAAGCACTACCCGCGCCCAGTATGATGCAGGGCTCCGTACAGAAACGCGCCGTGCTGAGATGCCTTTACCGGAACGTAAGTGGGGGGAGAATGATTTGCACGTTCATTTTTTACCCGGTGATAAAGTCCTGCTGGGCTGGAGTGATAATGCATGGTCGCCTTATGAAGAACATTCTGATACTTCCAGTAAAGTTACAAAGTAG